Part of the Arvicola amphibius chromosome 17, mArvAmp1.2, whole genome shotgun sequence genome is shown below.
AGGCCCAAGGAAGCTGCAAGGCACCTGGAGAGATCTGAAGACTTGTAGACTTGCTTTGCTGTGTAGTTGAAGGCCTCAGAGGGAAGGGGGCTTCTGCTTGGCAAGGAGTAAAGACAGAGGGGGCTGGGTAGCCTACCGTCTACCTGATACTTACTAATAACACGCAGAAAGGGGCCTAACACTTGCCTACACGTGCATCAAATAAGACTAGTTGCTATGGAGAGTACTAGCTCGGGAGGCCCCTCACCTGGATGCATTGATGATGACGACATCCCCCTGCTTGCCAACTTCCAAAGATCCCTGTGTGTGGGACTTCCCCAGCGCGTAAGCTGCATTGATGGTGGCAGCGGCCAAGGCCTCGGGCATGGACATTCTCATGTTCACACAGGCCAGGTGCATGACCATTGGCTATGGCAAGAAGAGAAGGCATTGGAGGAGAAGCCATTACAAATCAGGATGCTCCTCCACAGCACAAGCAAAGACGATTAAATGTATGTCCGGTAGGAATAGCTCAGATAGAGTTTGTGCTTAGTGTGCAAAAGGCCCCAGGTTTGATTCCACTCCTCTTCCCCCcaaaagtatgtatgtatgtgtatatataaaaatatataaatatgtacatatacatatatacacatatgtgtatatattatgtaatacAATTGTAcgtaatatattatattatacacatataactaatatatattatatatagctcAGTTGCTATGGGAAATGCAATTTTATACATAAGATTCTTAAACTTTATTATTGAATAATACTGTATATTTAATATTACAAGTTTTCAGGAACCTTTGCTGTGTTTgcctccaccctcaccttctATAGCCTTGCTGTCCCTGTTATGCCCAGAGAAGGAAAATGTCTTATTACAAACCTTAGCCTAAAGCTGAATCAGAGGACAATTCAAATTGAAATTTATCTCTTCAGTCCAGGGTGTATTCATGTGGGCAGAAAAATTCAATCAAACCACTGCCTGtacccttttcctctttcttctcagaGGAATCATTTTAgagttttaaatacatttttacaacaaatgaaaaattttttaatatttatttatttatgcagtatCCTGCTTGTAGGCCACGAATGaaaattctgaacatttatgtttTCCACAGTTTACTCTGTTCAGAAAATAAAGTATCTGAGAAGTAATTACCATTGAAAAGCAGTAGGCATTGGGGTTGAAATCGCTGCCCAGGGCAACTATGACTCCCTCCTCAAGCATCTTCCTGGCTCGAGGCTGCTTCAACCTAAGGGAACAGGGAaaaggtgtctgtctccagctggaGCTTTTGCAAGAACAAAGGGGATGTTTCCTGtgctggaagaggaaagaaagctcCAGGGTAagtggtggaggggaggagagcatTAGCACCGCCCGATTCCCAGACTCGTCTGTTGTTCGCACCTTTAGCGTGACGGCTTTGTGCCACTACCGCTGCATCCCTTGGCATCCGAGTTTCTGCATCAGCGTTCTCGCGAGTTCATAGGCTGCAATGCCTAGGCACCCCTGGAGTCTCCATCCTCACAACCCGTGCTTGAAGGCAACGTGTCAGGGTGAGAAAGGCCCTTACCTCAGCATGTAGGCCGTGGTGGGCAGAAGGACAGCGGAGCACTTAGCCGCAGCCATGGCAGCGATGCCTTCGTCACTTACTTCCTCCAGGTGACTGATCGCCTGTGCTCCCAGTTCAGCCCCAAGCTAGGCAGAATGGGCAGACAGGGAAAGGTTTAACATACGACAGTTCCATACATGACCCTACTTCCCCTGCTTTGTGAAGATTCTTGTCAACCATTTCCGATGAGCACAGGTCCCCAAATAGTTATTAGGTCTGTCACGGACCGCCGTTTGAAAATTAGCAAGTTGGTAAAAACTCGTCTTCAGGTGGGGTATGGTTGCTCACATCTGTGATCCAAGCACTGGGAagagtgaggcaggagagttGCCAGCCGCagctggctacatagtgagttccaggccagtcaaaacAATAGAgagagattttgtttattttgctctcTCTGACCAATAGGAACTCATTGACCACACAGATCACAGTCATTCCACAAACTCAGCAAACACCTGCATGCAAACATTACACATCTGTACCGCAGGCCCTGTACTCACCTCCAGGAACAGGGAGTTCCCAGTATCGGGTGCAAGCTTAGTCGGTGGGAGAAAAACAGGGCGAAGCCACCATCTAACATTAAGGGGACTTGGGGTGAGGTTCCAGAGAAGTAGCAGCCAAGGAGAAACGTGGATGAGAATGTGAATTATCCAGACTAGAGAAACAGCATGTTCAAAGCGGAGGATGTTGAAAGTAGTCTGTTGTGGTTGGTTaacaacagagaggcagaggaggcaaaAGAGACGCaagagaggaaggcagacagataAGGAAGGTTCAGTCCCGGTACCCATGTCCAGAGGCCAGAATCCGTACTAAGAGCAACACGCTTAGTACACCATGGAACACCATGGTTAAAGCTAATGGAAGGACGAGCAATTTGGATTACACTtgcacagcactgttcatcatgaaaggaagtcaggacagggtctcaaacagggcaggtgcctggaagcaggagctgaagctgaggtcatggaggatgctgcttgctggcttgctcatcaagacttgctcagcctgctttcttatagaaccctggaCTACCAGtccaatgggctgggccctcccccaccgATCACTATTTAAGAAAACGCTCTCCAGTTGGCTCTTACGGAGGCATGTTCTCGACTGGGGTTCCCTACTCTCagacgactctagcttgtatccaatcgacaaaataaaagtaaactaaactaaccagcacagttGGCCAGATTTAAAATCATGTTGGAGACAAAAAAATTCTTGTCTGTGACAGCGTTTCCAGCCAGGTTCACCTGAGGGGTAAAGCCactccctgaatgtgggtgacacgaTCCCACAGAATGGGAAGTAAGCGGAGTCCCAGCATCCCTCCGCTTCCTGACCGTGACTGCCCCGTCTTCGCCACCACAACAGACTGTGTCCCCAAACCATGAGCCCTTCCCTCTAAAGCTACTTCGGCTGGGAGTTTGTCACAGCAAAAGAGAAATTTCTAATTCGTGTGCCGACCACAACATGCCTTGGATTTAGCAAAGGAGATTACAGGGATGCTTCTCTCCACTGTAACTATAATAGAAGTCATAGGAGATGGTAAAGGAAATAATCAGGCTAGGGGTAGCACAGCGCGCAAGCCCCTGCTTAGCGGGCACAGAGCAACAGCCGCCACAGGGAACGATGGGCAAGCAGAAATAAGTAGTGTGTGTCCCAGCCTGTGTATAGATATGAatgcacatgtgcctgtgtggatccttccatgtgtgtatgtctgtgtgtgcaagtgtgcatgtagatgtatgtgtgtctggatgtgtcccatgtgtctgtgtctatgtgtatgtctcatgtgcatgtctctgtgtgagtgtctgtgtgtgcatgtatgtgtgtctggatgtgtcctgtgtctgtatgtctgtgggcgtatgtctctctctctgtgtgtgtgtgtgtgtgtgtctatgtgttcttccttccttttctttctttttcatagggctttttgtttttgtttttgtttttgtttttgtttttcagacagggtttctctgtgtaacagccctagctgacctggaactagctctgtagactgctgggattaaaggtgtgcaccaccactgcctggctccaataaacaattttttaaacatatatttgttatgtatacaatactctgcctgcacgtatgcctgcatgccagggcaccagatcttattataaatagctgtgaaccaccatgtgggtgctgggaatcgaactcaggacctctggaagaacagccagtgctcctaacctctgagccatcgctccagcccccgTGAGTCACTCCTTTTGCAGGCATGCGGGAAAGAGCCGACTGTCAGTCATACCTCCGCAGCCTTCATCGGGTGGAGTTCATCCCCGTGGAAGTTGATACGTAGCCCCATCTTTTTTCCACCCTCAAGAATCCTTCGGGTGGTATCCAGATCAAAGACACCCTTCTCACAGAACACGTCTATGTTGTCAATGTGTAGGTCCCCGTTTCTGCAGAGTTCCCTCAGCCTTGGCAGGTGGTTATTGATGATGTCGTCGGCGGCCTCAACAGCAGTTTTCCCTCTAGTGGAAGAGAATGAGATAAGCATGGGCATCGTCTTCATACATGTGATATACATGTTCTTTAATATCTGTGACATGCAATACATTGCTCAATAATCAACTTATTATGTGTGCTATAGATACATTAGAGACCATATATAGTTTAATAAGGGAAGGATAATAAACAGTATAGGCAAGTGAGCTTaagcttcagaaaagagaaaaagtccAGAAAAGAAGCCAGAGAGTTTGGCAattgtgcatgctcacacagccGGGGTGGTGATGAGATTTCCGTCTAAAGGACTAGGCTGTGTGACCTTTGGGGATGCCAGCAGGCCCCTAGCTGCAAAGCTGAATTTCTCTATCAAGGACACTTAGAGGCCACCCTGAGCCCCAGCTATcgttcttcctttttcttctctattgacGAGTTTCCCTGTCGCCTTTACCTAGGCATCCTGCCTTGTGAAAGGGGTGGAGCGAGGAGAAGAAACACTTTGTAAACCTTGGGAGTTGTTAGGAACGAGCGGGGGCAGACAGAGCATTTGAAATCAGCCGGACATGGAGTGCCCCAGCCCCTTCCCGCTCCACAACGTTAGACACATGGCTTGGCTGTGATCTGCGCATGAAGGTAAATCAGTGGGAACTGAAATGCAGGCTTCAGAGGCTCCAGCCCCGTGTTTGGCATGGTGGCTCTCACTCAGCAAAACATGTAGCTGAACCTGCAGAGGTCAACAGGCAGGGTATTTACATAAGCTATTTCTGTGTCTCACACCAGTGGCATAGGGCAGGGTGTGTATAATTCCTCGTTGCACGCGTGTTGTCCATGTCTGGAAGAGCTAAGAAACGCCCTTAAAATCACTTAGCTAGCAGGTAAGCTGCACTTGAACTCGTTttaatactcaaaaaaaaaattttaaaagcaggcTGTTCCATGCTTTATACCCTACTTGAAATCGTCTACAACTCCCTATAGACAGGGTCTTTCAAAAAAAGTCTCACTCCAAACTTCAgtaatttcaaaaacagaaatgcTAAAAGCGTAAAACAAAGATAATTGgaaatagtaaatatttatatttttcctacATAAACAGTTGTATGACtttatccttctttctttctttctttctttcttttttcctttttggtggtggggacaggatctcactatgtagtcctggcttggcctggaactttctgtgtagaccaggttagcctccaactcacagagatcaactaGTCTCTGccctctgagagctgggattaaggtcATGCACCGTCATGCCTGGGGTGTTCTTTTAATACAAAACTTTAGTGTTAATTTTTTGGTTCCTCTGATTGAAGATCGTATGGGACTATCAGCATGAACAATTACATGTATACAGTATATGCGATGCGCATtatactgtattcttttaaaccaCTCCAAAGCAGATTTGAAGCCTTTCCCCCCACAAAACTGGTAAGTGGCATCACGCGTGTTAGTTAGTGCGATTCAAGCCACTTCAAAATGCACGCGCATTTCTAGACGGCATCCTGGGTATAATAAATATACACAGtttcaaataatcaaataaaatacattttgaagttCATTaaggtaaaaatattaaaattaattgataTGATTTAAGGTTAGGTATTGTTTGTAACGTAAGTCTATGAGGGGGGTCAGTCATTAAGCTGAAAAGCATTTGGAGACAACCACGCCGACCTTTCCGATCTGGGCGGTGAACCTTCCTGTCTAGAAGGTCCGGGACAGAACGGAACTGCACAGCTAGGCCGACAGACACAAAGCCAAAGAGCAGAGATTCTTTAGATGAAGGCAgaggcttttaaaaaaagttactaaaacgAAACTATTTGCTAGTGAGCAAACAGATTAACAAAAGCCCTTCTACAGACACTTAGACCACACAATTTGATCTCCTAGAGGAAATAACTAGTGATTTTTACAGTGGTGTAAGCTAATTGATTATCCTGGGAAATTATTTGAATTAGTAGCTAATTTGAAAGGACTCGCAAGGGACCATTCTTAGTCTAAAGAAAAGGAGTCTTGAAATGTTTCCTCCGTTTTCATCCTTAAAGGACTAGGAGAACTGAAGAGGCTGTGGAAACCCCTTCCTTAAGCCACCTGGGCACCACGACCGGCCTTTAGAAGCAGGGCATCTTTCCAGAAGCTTCTCCGGACAGTCTGGCCTGAGTGACAGCTGCGCCACCTCACCCCGCCCCCACTCCCGCAGCCGCCGCTGAGATTACTTGGGGACTGAGTGAGCCCCGCAGTAAGTGGCAGAGAGGCCCAGGGGCAGCTCCTGCCGGGCGCGCTCGATAACGCGCAGCATCTTGAGCTCCGTCTCCAGGTTGAGGCCATATCCGCTCTTGCACTCCACCAGCGTGGTGCCGGCCCTCATCATGCACTGCAGCCGCTGCCGGAAGGAGCAGAAGAGTTCCTCCTCCGAGGCCTGGCGAGTGTGCTCCACCGTGAAGTTGATCCCTCCTCCCGCCTGGTGAATGTCCATGTACGTGGCTCCTGCCAACTGAAGGCACGACTCACTCAGGGAGGTTACAAGTCGGTCTGCAGAACCTACCTCCGGGGGTGATGTTAGAAGATGATTAAGGGGTTCGGAGGTAAGAATGGgggctgctgttgcagaggactggggttcacttccagcatccacgtggcagctcacaatcacctgtaactccagctccaggggaataaCACGCGcgcgcggacacacacacacacacacacacttacacacacttaaaaataaagtaaaaccaaTTTTACAAGATGGTTAAGAAGCAACTAGGCATGGTGCAGGCCAGTAATGCCAGCccacaggaagtggaggcagggggatcagaggTGCAAGGCCTACTTCAGCTATATAGGGAGTtacaggtcagcctgagctacatcagACCCTATTTCAATCAGTCCGTTAGTTTAAGAAGCAGTAGGGCACCGGCACTAACAGCCACAGTAGAAAGAGGGGCACTTAGTCCTTAAAGACACCCCCCAGGTGTGTAGAAGGGAGTCCCAAAgagtactggagaggcagaaatggGCGAGGTGGCGGCTGGGCAAATGGGCAGCTGAAGGCAGTAACAACTAATTAACACTCAGGTACAGGAGTATTTGGGTGTTTTCACAGTGAAATCGACCTGAGTGCATAAGCAGGCAAGCCCACCTCAGTCTCCATCCCTCGGCACGGTTGAGCGAACAAAGCTTAAGGGGTTATTTCAGCTTTCTGCTAGCCAAGACCAAGGGCAGACTCCATGTCATTTGGGCAGCAAGGTTTAGAACCTAAATTCTGTCACTCAAGCAAATAAAGAAGCTCTTCCTGCAATCCCAGTAGTCACTAGTTATCTGGACAGTAAGAAGAGCGAGCCACGCAAAGCGCGCACGCGcctggcacccccccccccatcctccgctagtctccaccctcccttcccaGACACCGTTTCTCCACCGTCCTACAATAACAGTATTGGAACCACAACCTCTAAGGTGCCTTCTAGCTCTGGAATTCAGTGCAATTATAAAATTGCCTTAAAAGCAGCTCCGACTTGTTGAGGAAGGGCACACGATAGCTGAAGAAAAGAATTTTCctgatttccaaaataatttGTCACTGGTAGGCTGcactcaccccccacccccccacttaGCAATGTGATAATGGCTCCATTTAGGAGCTAGCTATGGTTCCTGTCACTGATACAACTACATTTTATGGTCTTCGTaagtctcattctttttttttctgagagaaaaaaaaagaataatgtaataagacattttattttcgGTTAGTAATATATTCTTCCAAGTTCGTCTGCAGTCAACAGTGATTTTCGAGCTATTTCTTGGAACTTcttcaaaattacaaataatgattTAGAAtacaggaagggggtggggaatcACCCACCGAGttgctaaactctgttctttaaaaaaagaagtctataGTTGAAAACCTTCAGATACTCCTTTTCTGAAACTTGTTGCTAGCTCTACATATCATACAAAGATTAGGGGCCGTTTCAGCTAAGTCtggttttattgttatttgtgttCTTCATTGAGCCAAGTAAAGACATCCATTAAGAAGCTATGCAGCATAGGCTGACCCCTTATTCAGTCATTAGAGGGGGCATCCTGTTTGTGCTTTCTTGGGTTGCTGTCATTCATTTTGCAGTTACCTTCATGGCAAACTCATGGACCCTTTCGCCGGCCCACACGGGATGTGTGTGCGCGTCCACCAGTCCTGCAACCAAAGTAGAGAAACGGAAGATGCTTAGGCGGTGCCTGACTGTATCATCGTGCTCTGGGTGCGTGGTGGCCGTCCCGCTTGGAGGAGAGTGAGCATGCAAGACTTTGTGAGGTTCCCTCTACGTGGCCGATCTAGAAAGTTCTagtagaggagaggagagtaaCTCATCACCATACACTGTCCCTCAGAGATAACCAGCTTGCTTGCCCAGTAACTGCGCTCACCCCAAACAAACCTTGACGCTGTGGTGGCAAAACTATTAACTGAGCAAAATTGAGAACAAGGACTAGAAAATACACACTGCGctactttgaaaagaaactgTAAGGAAGATGCAAGTAGCCTCAAGAAATACTTAAAGGGAATCTGTAATCACTTTACAGGAATGAAACAGGAAATCACACTGGCAAAGCAGAACTTCAATTCTTGGAGCCCCAACACTTTGAACACTGTGGtcaaggctctttttttttttttttttttaagacaaaccAATTGTCTTCCTCTTTACTGTCCTAGAAACCACTAGGTTTTCAGAGTTTTCTGAAAAAGAGCTTCAGCACCTGGTAAGACGCATTTCCCAGAGCAgtcaattctttcttcaaaagtTTCTCCGGAAAACTGTCTTTGGATAACATCTGCAGGGCCAATAGCTTTTATAAACCCATCcctgggaggggaaaaaaaaatcaagaaacagtTACTAAGTTTGGGGAAATTTTCCTGAAAAAATCTGATTAATGATTTAAACGTGCTTTTGGATGCCATGATGTTAGCCAGCGTTTACTGTATTTCCCTCTTgacctgggttttttttgggaAGAGATGGTTGCTACAGTAAAGACAAATAGCAAACCATGTGGAGAAGAGATTGCTATTTCTACTCTAAGATCAGAGGTCCAGTTCCCTACAGTACTAGATCCCCAAATGATGCCGGAAAACACAACTCCTCTCTCAGAGACATGCCCAGTTGGCAGGAAGCTGCATTAACCGGAAGTCGGGGGCAGTTTGCAAAGAGGGTCCGCAGAGAGCGAACTACGGAAGCACACTGCTTCAGGGGTGCTTTGTGTTCTAATGAGCTCAGCCCTCAGATGGAGGTTTCTGTCTGCCTCAGCTTGTATAGGAGGACTCTGGGAGCACAGAGTTCTCGTCCCAACCACGCTAACCACAAGCTCTCCACCTTCTAAGAATGTGGGCTGTCATTCATCGTAGGTGCCCAGTGTCATGTttgaacaaaacacacacatccaACCGTATAGTTATTATAGGAAGCGAGAAATCATCTTCCAAAGGTGTTGgggttttgctgctgttgttccaTTAAACATTCTTAGCTGGATTTTGagattttactgtgtgtgtgtgggggggggggaacccgaaACTACAAAATAATACGCACCCGTTCTTTAAAAGGTATGGGTATTtgtgcatttttatttgcttcagaaaacaatgaaaaaacagTCTCTAAACTACATGTGAGCATTAGATCCTTAATGCAGGGCTTGATAGATTTTGCAGGTCAATTGGTGCGTGTGCGtgggtgcgtgcatgtgtgtgcgtgtgttgttaTAGGGTCTCATTTGGCTGTTgtgaaactcactctgcaaatcaggctggctttgaaccacctacctctgcctccagagtgctggttttaaaggcatgagccCAGTCGCTATACCGACTACATATGGACACCACAGGTGCTTattgaagaggagaaagaagaaggatgTGATGTTACTGTTATCTAAAGGTATTAAttcattcttgtttattttttgagacagggtctcatgtgcaAACTCTACACgcagccaaggatggccttggacTACTGACCTAtgtcccgagtgttgggattacagaccaGAGCCAAAATCCTGAGTTTTAGGGAGAAAAAGACTACAGAATCTTCTAGAAGAGGTAGAGCAAACCCTCCGGCCAAGCAAGACATAAGAAGCTATGGTGACATCGATGATCATCGGTGGAAGATGCTCCGGGACCCCACCCGGCCTGTGCCCGATACTCACGAGCCCACCACCAGGCTGGCACCCTCCAGCACGGCCAGGCTGCGCAGAGCGGACCCGGCCAGGAAGCGCTCGCCGCGGGCACACACCAGCACCACTTGCTCCGCGTTCTCCAGCAGGAGGCGGTGGCCGGTCGCCATGGTCGTCCTAAGTGCTAGCCGGCTGCAGAGGACGGTAGAGCCCCGCCAGCGGCTCCCTGGAGGGGCGGGGCAGCGCGGGGCGGGAGCTCGTTAGCAGCCTGGAGACTCTGACAGCAGTGTCAACAAGAATGGCTCTTAGCATTAAACCTTACTGTGGACGCCAGTCCTTTCAGGTCTGCTTTGCAGGTTTTAGGTGAAGGAGGTAAAAATTATATTCACCCTCTAACTCCTAACTTTAGGATCAAAGAACTGAAATTTAGCCACCGGGAGAGATCAAGTTGGACCAGGTAGATGCAGTGGCCAGGCGAAGTATAGTCAGTTAGGGCGCTCACAGGGGACCGCCGTGGGGGGGAAACTCTGCCCGGGGACCTGGGGTGGAGACTTAGGAGAGGACTCtgagcacacgtgtgtgtgtgtgtggtgtgttaaggaagacagagacacactGTTATGCGGGAGCTTGGATCCGAACTGCGGTGGGAACGCAGGAGCAGACGAGCGTGGGCGAGCTGTGCCCGCGAGGCGACAGGGGCACGGGGCGGAGGGCTGACGGTGCCCGAGCAGGTCCTGCGTCCGCGCGGCCGTCCAAGTAGGGCTGCGGGTGCCGCGCACTGTTCGGTTGGCCAGCTCGACTCTAGGGTCCTGCTACCAGGCGGTCCCCAAGATGAAGGGGACCTGGGGCAGGGAAGGATGGAGCTGAGACGCGGGGTCTCTGTTTGGCGCCTCTGTCTGCTTTGTCCCTACAGCCTTCGTGAAGCATAGGTCTCAACTGTGATCCAAACCCGTTGAGGTAAAATCAGATTTGAAATGGGTGTCTGTCACATCCACTCCACCCGCACCCACTCCACCCGAGTCTGGTAGCCTCTACACACGCTGCGCTCAGGGTTGTGGAAAGCATCCGGTGTGTTTAAGAAAGGCTGGCAGGCACTTTTGAACAGGATTTGTTCCGATtcgctttttaaaaatattttcttatttttttgaaattataattccatcatttcccctccctctttccaaatAGCTCTTGTTCccttttaaattcatgaccttttttaATCTTCTTGTTACAtctatatggtgtgtgtgtatttctaaatacataaatacaacatgcttagtctgtataatgttacttgtatgtatatgttttggggactttttcctttttctttttttgagacaaagtctcacactatgtaatcctggctgtcctggagctttctatgtaaaccaggatagcttctaactcagagatccaactgtctctgggccacccatccccaccccatacacacacacacacacacacacacacacacacacacacacacgagcgccATTTAAAACTTTTGGAAAGCTCCAAAAATCTTAGTACTGAGCAGCAACCACATAACACTGACTTTCCAAAGTTGCTCTCACATCACCTGACACACATGAGGACTCCCTTCCACTAGCCTTCCTTCCACCTGACCCCTGACCTTTAGTTAAGCATTTCAGTTTGCCAGAGGGGCTATCAGAAACGTCAACAGAAAAgtccacacacacaagcaccgaGCCTGACGCCAGCAGGGCGAAGAGGTCAAGCTGGCAGGCATTTCCTCATCCTTCTGCTCCAGTTCTGACCTAATTAAAAGAGGCAGCCCGGGAGAGTAGGCCAAGGACCTGTGGGTCCCTGGCTTCTGGTTAAACAATGAACTGCTGGCTCAGGTAGAGCCACACCATTCAAGGCCACAGTTCACAGCTTTTCCTCCTGTATTTGCCCAaggtgggtggggaaggggtggggagaaaccTGGAAAGGTATTGGGTCAGAGAAAATTGATCTGATCCTTATATGAATGTGGGGgatacacacacagtgtgtgtgtacatatatgtgtatatatacttatacatatggtttaaaatatatgtgtgtgtgtgtgtgtgtaatatatatatgctCATTGCCCACTAAGGGGATCTGAAAATTCATTTTCACTGGGTTATAGGCATAGAATTATGAAATCTCAATACAGGCTTGCTTCTAGCAGTGAGTGTCTGGTAATGAACGCTCTGGctaattgtatttaaaattagtCTAGA
Proteins encoded:
- the Amdhd1 gene encoding probable imidazolonepropionase — its product is MATGHRLLLENAEQVVLVCARGERFLAGSALRSLAVLEGASLVVGSDGFIKAIGPADVIQRQFSGETFEERIDCSGKCVLPGLVDAHTHPVWAGERVHEFAMKLAGATYMDIHQAGGGINFTVEHTRQASEEELFCSFRQRLQCMMRAGTTLVECKSGYGLNLETELKMLRVIERARQELPLGLSATYCGAHSVPKGKTAVEAADDIINNHLPRLRELCRNGDLHIDNIDVFCEKGVFDLDTTRRILEGGKKMGLRINFHGDELHPMKAAELGAELGAQAISHLEEVSDEGIAAMAAAKCSAVLLPTTAYMLRLKQPRARKMLEEGVIVALGSDFNPNAYCFSMPMVMHLACVNMRMSMPEALAAATINAAYALGKSHTQGSLEVGKQGDVVIINASRWEHLIYQFGGHHELIDYVIAKGKVIYKK